DNA from Aestuariirhabdus haliotis:
GTACTGCCAGGTTCTTCTTGGATTGTTGTAGCGTGGCATTGGATACCTCATCTTCAGTTAGATGTTGGTATCCGTTAAAGCGGGGGAGGTTCACAACCCTTATCTTTAGCTTGTTTGGCCAGGTCCATTCTGAATTGCCCTAGCCATCAATCGAGCGGAACTTCTCCTCGATGCCGTTAATATAAGTATCACTCACCTGGACCGCCTCTTCGTCGTACTCAAACTGGGTTTCGGCGAGAGGCAGCGTGACGTTGAATAGCACACCGGTGTTATCCAGCGGAATCAGCGTTAATTTGCTGGAGCGCTTACGCGCCTGAATCTCAATCGCCCAACGGGGAATATGAGGATGATCCGGGTCGAGCACATGGGTGGTTTCATTCACCGGAAAATCCCGATAGGCATGGGTTTGGCCCGATGAGCGAGCGGTAATCTCCACGCTCTTGATGGCGCGGCTGCGTTTCCATTCAACGGTACGCTGCTCGACGTGCTCAGAATCACTGCGTTCTTCATCCTGATGCTCGGATTGCAAATGACAGCACAGACGTTGCTCGTCATCCAGCGCAATGTCGACCATTTCGGTTATCACTTCAGGCCCCGCAAATCCGGAGCCCTCAAACTCGATACGTACGGAGTAACTGTCGGGCTGATTATCAATATTAGAGTGCTCAATGTTGCCTTCGTAACCATTGACGATCTCTTTGACAAAGTAGAGCCCCAAACCACGGCCATGCTGCTCCTTGGCCTTTCGCGTGGTATAGCCCAGCTGATAAATCTGCTCGGCGATCTCCGCAGGAATATGTGGACCCTGATTGTAAATTGCCAGCTTGGCGTGACGCTCGGTAGAGCTGAGGGCGATCGACAAGCTCTGGTATTTCTTTGCTTGCGAACAATCCGACTTGGCCCGAGCACTGTAGAACTGGGCATTCTTAACCAGGTTCTCTACCACCAGCACCAAGTGATTTTCATTGCCGAGCAGTTCGCAGGTTTTGCTCAGGTCGTAATGAAAGGACGTCAGGGGATGACCATGACACCAGCGCTCTTCCTGCTCCTGCATGGCCTGGGTATCGGTTTCGTTCATCAACGGGCGAATGGCCCGCAGAATCGCATTATGGGCACTGAATGTCGGCGTATAGGGCAAAGTCTCGGCCGCCAGGGTATCGGCTTGCAAACGGGGTTTCTCGCGCTGCAACTGGGCCTGATAAAAGTATTCCTCGCATTCGCTCAGTTGATTATTAATATGCAGGGCGATGTTATCGGCGGTGGACAGGTCGAGCAGATCCCACAGGTAATTCAGGCTGGTTAAGGCCTCGGGGTATAGCTCATTGTCGCTGTCGCTGTCCCGGGCAAACTGCAGCGCCGTCAGCAACTTGTCATAGCAGATGATACCGTTATGACGCACTTCGGCAGCAATCCCCTTGAAGTGCATAAACTTTTCATCGTATTCGATGTATTCCAGCAAGCGGTCGCTGATAAAAAATTTGAGTTTATCGGTCTGGCTGGAATAACTGTGCGCCTTGGCCTGCAACTGTTTCTTACTCGCCTTCAGCGCTTTGACCTCTTCGCGCATGTCGCTGACATCATTCAAAAAGCGCTGCTGTCGTCGATAAAAGCGCCGCACATCAATCATCAATACAACCAAGACCACGGCGATCGCTGATATTTGCACGTGCCAGATAAAGAGCAGTTCGGGCAACCGATAAAAGCGTGCCGCATCGGGGTTACCCAGCAAATACAGGTACAGGCACAACCCCAGCAACAACAGGGCGCTGAACCAGGGAAACGGAAAGCGTTGGTTGATCACGGGTTATTCTCCCTCGTTAGCATTCGGTCGCTGTTACTTTGATAATGCATCTCTTTTGCCTTTCTTAACGCTCTGGGTACCAGCATTTCAAACCGCCAGGACTGTCCAGGTTCACCCGTTACTTCACCCAACAATACGCCCCCTGATCCCCAAAGGTGACAATGCCTCGGCCTGATTTACAGTGCTGGATAAAGTGCCCTTCTTTACCTTCCGCCAAATCAAAGGCATGACGCAAGGTTTTTATATGTTGGCGATAGTTGGCGTAGGAGAAGCGCTCCGGGTCGGCGTCCAGGCATTCCGCCATACGGTCGGTGCCCACTGCCCGTGGGGAGGCTTCTACCAGATACCGCAAAATCTTTCGCGGCATGGGAGGCAGGGGGCGTTTGGGGTTGGTCGGGTTCATTAATTTAATCCCGCGCCAGTAGACTTCCCAGGTGATCAGGTCGATGGTCAACTCGCCGCTGGTGATGGTGTCGGCGGTGTGCTGTTCGGTGATCGATTGCTGACGTAGTATCGCCTTGATCCGCCAGCACAGTACCGCCTCGACATTGCGCTGGTGCTTGGCAATAAAATCCTGGGTGTTGGCCAACTCAAAGGCCTCGCCCTCGATGCCCGTACCACTGTGTTCGGACAGATAGATAATGGGCAACTCCGGCCACTTGCGGTGCAGGGCTTTGGAGACGCCGAAGCCCGCCTGGTCGTTGCCCTTCATGCGGGCATCCAATATGGCAATATCGGGCTTTTGCTCCACCCCAAGCTCGGCGATGCGCTGCTTGGCGGCATCGGCAAAGCGGTACACCTGCAGCTGGTTTTCACCACCGTCGAAATCGGTTTGCTCCAGGATTGGACTGAACTTGTCGATCCAGTGGCTTTGGTCCTCGACCCAGAAAATGCTGGCCATTATGTGAACTCGCTCGCGGTTGCCAAGATTATTTTTCCGTTTCTCACCGATTTTTCACCGGTGCCTCGTATACCTGTCATCAGGCGGCTCGCTGTAACCCAAACACCATAACGCGAGCCTGAGCCGTTACTGTTATGGAGAGACACCATGTTAACCAACGCCCTGATGATCTGGCCCGAACAACCCGCGCTGTCGCTGGTTGTCTGGTTGAGCCTGCTAATTCTTGTTATGTACCTGGGACGCCATCAGTCCCATCAACTGCTACGCACCAGTGGTCGCAGCATTCACAGGACCATGCGCCTGTGCGCCCGCTCCCTCAACCTGTGGCAATCGAGCCTGGCCGAACGTAACCGGGCCATACTGCTGGCCGAAGGCGAAGCCCAGAGCCAACGCATCATCGAGCGCGAATTCGTACGCGTTAACGGTATCGTGGCCCGGGACCTGAGCCATTATCCCACTCTGCACCGCCAAATCAGCGATACAGTCAGCAAAATTGAGCAGGATTACAACAGCACCATCGAGGCACCCCCCTCGCCTCCGGCCTGGTTGGAAGTGGTAGAGACCGTCGCGGCGATTCCTCGCAACGGTGATCCGGCGGTGGCCAAAATCCTCGACAAGATCCATGACACCGTCAGCGATGCCCATCGTGAGACCATGGATGCCTACAACAAGAACAGCCAGCAATCTCACAAGACCCTGAGTAAGATGCAGCCCTTGTGGCGTCAGGCGATCAGTGATCTGGACAACGTCAAGCGCAACATCGACGGCCTGGAAGAGCGCGCCGAGGTGATCGACCAGCACATGCAAAACTATGAGCGTATTCGCGCCAAGGATGATGCCACCCTGCAGGGACTGACCACCTCCTCCCTGACCCAGTTCTTTATCTCCGCTCTGGTGTTGTTTATCGCGGTCATGGGCGGCCTGATCAACTTTCAGCTGATTGCCATGCCGATGTCGGAAATGGTTGGCGGTACCAGCTATATCGGCGCCATGAAGACATCCGATATCGCCGCGCTGGTGATCATTATGGTGGAGATCGCGATGGGCTTGTTCCTGCTGGAATCCCTGCGCATCACCCACCTGTTCCCGATCATCGGTTCGCTGGACGATACTCTGCGCCGTCGCATGATAGTGATCACCCTGCTGATCCTGACCATTCTTGCCACCGTCGAAGCCTCACTTGCCTATATGCGTGACCTGCTGGCGCTGGACCGCGAGGCACTCAAGCAGTCCCTGGCCGGCGCCGGCGTGGTAGAAGCCAACTTCCGCTGGATCCCTTCCATCGGCCAGATGGTGATGGGCTTTATTCTGCCCTTCGCGCTGGCGTTCGTGGCCATCCCGCTGGAATCCTTTATTCACTCATTGCGTACTGTGCTGGGCTTGATAGGCCAAGGCGTGCTGCGTGCACTGGCCGTAGTCGCACGCTTGATCGGCAATGCCGTCAATTACTTCTGCAAGGTACTGATACACCTGTACGACCTGATCATTATGGTGCCGCTCAGCATCGAACGCCTGATCGTTCGCCAGCAAGACAAACCCGTACGAGACAGCAAACCCGAACCTCTGGCCCTGACTGCCAGCGATCACCAAGGAGCCGAATCATGAAACGCTATATGATGAGCCTTACTCTTGTTATGTCATTGCTGACCGGTTGCGCCGAAACGCCCCCCGACAGCTACGCCATCTACCTGCTGATGGACACCTCCGGTACCTACACCCAGGAGCTGGAAAAAGCCCAAAGCATCGTCAACTACCTGCTGGGGACATTGGACAGCGGTGACTCCATCGCCGTGGCCCGAATCGACAGCGGCAGCTTCAGCGAAAAAGACATTATCGCCAAGGCCGTACTGGACGAACGCCCCAGCACCGCCAACCAGCAGAAGCGCATGTTCAAACAGCAGCTGGACAGCTATGTGCACGGCGTTACCGGCGGCAGCCGTCATACCGACATCACCGGCGGCCTGATTCAGGCGGCGGAGTTCCTTAACGAAACCGGTGCCGGCGAGCGTTATATCCTGATCTTCTCCGATCTGGAAGAAGACCTGCAAAGCGGTCACGTGCGCGACTTCCCTATCGAGCTGGAAGGGATTCGTGTGGTCGCCCTCAATGTCACCAAGCTGCGCACCGACAATATCGACCCGCGTGATTATCTGAATCGTCTGAAAGACTGGGAAAAGCGCGTGGTCGAAGGCGGTGGTTACTGGCAGGTGATGAACGACCTGGAACGTCTGGATCGATTGATTGCAGAACGCTAATC
Protein-coding regions in this window:
- a CDS encoding response regulator transcription factor, with the translated sequence MASIFWVEDQSHWIDKFSPILEQTDFDGGENQLQVYRFADAAKQRIAELGVEQKPDIAILDARMKGNDQAGFGVSKALHRKWPELPIIYLSEHSGTGIEGEAFELANTQDFIAKHQRNVEAVLCWRIKAILRQQSITEQHTADTITSGELTIDLITWEVYWRGIKLMNPTNPKRPLPPMPRKILRYLVEASPRAVGTDRMAECLDADPERFSYANYRQHIKTLRHAFDLAEGKEGHFIQHCKSGRGIVTFGDQGAYCWVK
- a CDS encoding ATP-binding protein; this encodes MINQRFPFPWFSALLLLGLCLYLYLLGNPDAARFYRLPELLFIWHVQISAIAVVLVVLMIDVRRFYRRQQRFLNDVSDMREEVKALKASKKQLQAKAHSYSSQTDKLKFFISDRLLEYIEYDEKFMHFKGIAAEVRHNGIICYDKLLTALQFARDSDSDNELYPEALTSLNYLWDLLDLSTADNIALHINNQLSECEEYFYQAQLQREKPRLQADTLAAETLPYTPTFSAHNAILRAIRPLMNETDTQAMQEQEERWCHGHPLTSFHYDLSKTCELLGNENHLVLVVENLVKNAQFYSARAKSDCSQAKKYQSLSIALSSTERHAKLAIYNQGPHIPAEIAEQIYQLGYTTRKAKEQHGRGLGLYFVKEIVNGYEGNIEHSNIDNQPDSYSVRIEFEGSGFAGPEVITEMVDIALDDEQRLCCHLQSEHQDEERSDSEHVEQRTVEWKRSRAIKSVEITARSSGQTHAYRDFPVNETTHVLDPDHPHIPRWAIEIQARKRSSKLTLIPLDNTGVLFNVTLPLAETQFEYDEEAVQVSDTYINGIEEKFRSIDG
- a CDS encoding vWA domain-containing protein encodes the protein MKRYMMSLTLVMSLLTGCAETPPDSYAIYLLMDTSGTYTQELEKAQSIVNYLLGTLDSGDSIAVARIDSGSFSEKDIIAKAVLDERPSTANQQKRMFKQQLDSYVHGVTGGSRHTDITGGLIQAAEFLNETGAGERYILIFSDLEEDLQSGHVRDFPIELEGIRVVALNVTKLRTDNIDPRDYLNRLKDWEKRVVEGGGYWQVMNDLERLDRLIAER